Sequence from the bacterium genome:
CAGGAAACCGAAGACGGCCACGAGTTCCGGCAGCCCGGAGAGGAAGAACCCGGCGAGGGCCAGGCCCAGGACCTGCACGCGCATGAGGCCGCCGATCCAGAAACCCATCGGCAACACCCGTCGCCGGTGCTCGATGATCGTCGCCCCAAGGATCGGCGAAAGGAACATGCCGAAGGACTGGAAGGCCCGGGCCGCTCCCACCGCGATGGGTGATCCGGAGATCAGCTCCACGTAGACGGGGATGAACGTTGGCACCTGGATCAGCCGGAAACCGGTCTGACCTAGCATTCCGTGGGCCAGGTGCGCCAGATAGTTGCGCGTCAGGTCTCGCTCGGCTTGCGCATGGAAGCGGGCCTCGCGCTCGTCGGCGTCATGGCGCGGCGGGAGGGTTTCGCTCACGCCACGCTCCCTCCCAACACCGCCCGCGCGATGCCAGCCAGGTAGATCGAACCCGTTGCACACAGCAGATCGTCCGGGGCCGTTTCCGCCCTGGCGAGTTCGAGGGCGCGATGTGCGTCACTCACGGCCTGCACTTCGACCCCAGGCGCCAGGGCTCGAACAGCATCGGCGAGTTCATCCGCCGGCATGGAGCGGACGGGTTCGGCCTGGGTCGCGATCACGCTTGCTGCGAAAGGAAGAATGGCCTCGGCGATCCCCGCAAGATCCTTTCCCGTCGAAACGGAGAGGACGAAGAAGCCGCGGCGATGAGAGAGACGGGAGAGCGTCGCTGCCAGGGCCCGGGCGGAAGCAACCGTATGTGCCGCATCCACGACGATCCACGGCTTCTCGCTGAGAATCTCGACCCGCGCCGGCAGGTGCAGCGCCCCCAACACCTTCGGCGCATCGGCGGCCAACTGCCCTCCCGAAACGACACCCAGCCGCCGGGCGCATGCGAGAGCCAGTGCAGCATTCGCTGCTTGATGTGCGCCGGGCGCCCCGAGGCGTGCGTGCACGTGGTGCTCACCGTCGCGAACCTGCACGGTCACAAATGGGCCCGCTCCTTCCTCGACGTCGACACGGAAGTCGCGCCCGAATTCCACCAGCGGCGCCCCGATTTCGGCGCAACGTGCTCGAACTACTTCCTTGGCTTCATCAGGAAGTGGACCCATCACCAACGGAACGCCGGGCTTGGCGATGCCTGCCTTTTCTTTCGCGATCGCAGCCAGGGTCGAACCCAGGATCTCCGTATGCTCCAGCTCGATGCTGGTGATACAGGTGACGGTGGGCTCGACGATGTTGGTGGAGTCGAGGCGCCCACCAAGACCAACTTCGAGGATGGCCACATCCACCTTCGCCTCGGCGAAGAGGAGAAGCGCGGCGGCCGTCGTGGCATCGAAGAAGCTCGGTGCATCCGGTTCCAATCGCAGCTTCTCGACGATGGGACGCAGTCTCGAGACGGCAGCTCCGAGCCGATCTCCGGTCACGGGTACGAGGTCGATCCTGAAGCGCTCCGTCCAGCTCAGGAGATGGGGCGACGTAAACGTTCCCACGGAGAGCCCGGCAGCGCGCACCAAAGCCTCTGCGTAGAGTGCGGTCGAGCCCTTCCCCTTGGATCCGGCGATGTGGAGGATGCACAGGCCATCCTGGGGATTTCCCAACTCCTGGAGCAGGCGTTTCACGGGCCCCAACGAAAACCGGGCACGCCGGCGATCGGGGAGCCGCTCGACGTTGATCAGCCCGGCCAGCCAGGCCTCAGCCTCCTGCCCGGTCATGTCGCCCACCCGTCGCTCCCAAAGAAAACGAGACGGCCCGTTACCCGGACCGTCTCGTGTTGGTTCCATGCAAACCGCCGGGCGGCTATTGCGCCATGTACTTCTTCCACGAGCGGTAGTTCTTGACCGCATTGCTCGTGCTCTCGACAGCCGGGTAGAAGTAACGCACGGCGTGTCCGCAAGTATCACAGA
This genomic interval carries:
- a CDS encoding bifunctional folylpolyglutamate synthase/dihydrofolate synthase, with protein sequence MGDMTGQEAEAWLAGLINVERLPDRRRARFSLGPVKRLLQELGNPQDGLCILHIAGSKGKGSTALYAEALVRAAGLSVGTFTSPHLLSWTERFRIDLVPVTGDRLGAAVSRLRPIVEKLRLEPDAPSFFDATTAAALLLFAEAKVDVAILEVGLGGRLDSTNIVEPTVTCITSIELEHTEILGSTLAAIAKEKAGIAKPGVPLVMGPLPDEAKEVVRARCAEIGAPLVEFGRDFRVDVEEGAGPFVTVQVRDGEHHVHARLGAPGAHQAANAALALACARRLGVVSGGQLAADAPKVLGALHLPARVEILSEKPWIVVDAAHTVASARALAATLSRLSHRRGFFVLSVSTGKDLAGIAEAILPFAASVIATQAEPVRSMPADELADAVRALAPGVEVQAVSDAHRALELARAETAPDDLLCATGSIYLAGIARAVLGGSVA